One genomic region from Leptospira tipperaryensis encodes:
- a CDS encoding MarR family winged helix-turn-helix transcriptional regulator, producing MSPRLIIYMVSRIRDEFHRHLNLELKEKGLGALTTTHADILFALVKKKRAQMQEIAKMINRDKSTLTALVDKLETLGFVERTRDPDDQRIVHLELTPKAYTVRPVLLGISRSLVNNLYKGFTEDEKRELARLLVKLYQNQNPDSVGSSYFLQ from the coding sequence GTCCTAGACTGATCATCTATATGGTCTCGAGAATTCGAGACGAATTTCACAGACACCTGAACCTGGAACTAAAAGAAAAGGGCTTAGGCGCACTCACGACGACCCACGCGGATATCTTATTCGCTCTCGTAAAGAAAAAACGAGCGCAGATGCAAGAGATAGCCAAGATGATCAATCGGGATAAATCCACGTTAACCGCCCTTGTAGACAAACTGGAAACTTTGGGCTTTGTTGAAAGAACGAGGGACCCGGACGATCAGAGGATCGTTCACTTGGAACTGACGCCGAAAGCATATACGGTTCGTCCCGTTTTACTCGGCATTTCAAGATCCCTGGTAAACAATCTCTACAAGGGTTTTACGGAAGACGAAAAAAGAGAATTGGCTCGACTTCTCGTAAAACTCTATCAGAATCAAAACCCGGATTCCGTAGGCTCCAGCTATTTCCTACAATAA